A part of Prolixibacteraceae bacterium genomic DNA contains:
- a CDS encoding tetratricopeptide repeat protein, whose translation MKQFNFRSLGGVILAAVLLSGCASIKKMKKNADKITYDVTPEILESHGGNVDVAIQGRIPESYFVKGASVTATPVFVYEGGEQAFKPYSLQGEKVDGNAKVIPYAKGGSFSYKGTVPFVEGMRKGDLEVRIVASKGAKSVTFDPIKVGEGTIATSTLVENTPASIVGIQKSKNTTGVYDPAIDQFQRVVPESYRADLMYLINSAYVRGQELKKEDVAELTKYIKAAYGDEKKELKDIEISAYASPDGALNLNEKLAKNRENSASKYVNRQLKRNKIDADVTGRFTPEDWEGFKELVEASDIPDKQLILRVLAMYNDPEVRDREIKNISEAFTVLADKVLPKLRRAKITASVDVIGKSDEEISALATSDASKLNQAELLYAATLTEDKNQQMAIYNAFIKNYSSDWRGYNNLGMIQMKNGNVDAANKNFKKADQLDPKNPIVMNNLGAVALSNGDVAKAEELFGAANGAGGEVDYNLGVVAIKKGDYDAAVKYFGKCSCVNAALAQMLAGDNNGALRTLNNNKSDDALVDYLKAVIGARTAKTTLLYASLRDAVAKDAKYKALAKTDLEFAKYIDDAQFKDIVK comes from the coding sequence AACTTTAGATCTTTGGGTGGTGTTATCCTTGCAGCCGTGTTGCTGTCTGGATGTGCTAGCATTAAAAAGATGAAAAAGAATGCGGATAAGATTACTTATGACGTAACTCCTGAGATTCTTGAGTCTCACGGTGGTAATGTAGATGTTGCGATTCAAGGACGCATCCCTGAAAGTTATTTCGTAAAGGGTGCTTCAGTAACAGCTACTCCAGTATTTGTTTATGAAGGTGGTGAGCAAGCTTTCAAGCCTTACTCTCTTCAAGGAGAAAAAGTAGACGGTAATGCTAAAGTGATTCCTTATGCAAAAGGTGGAAGTTTTTCTTATAAAGGAACTGTACCTTTCGTAGAAGGAATGAGAAAAGGTGATTTAGAAGTACGTATTGTTGCTTCTAAAGGAGCTAAATCTGTGACTTTTGATCCTATCAAGGTTGGTGAAGGTACTATTGCAACTTCTACTCTTGTAGAAAATACACCTGCTTCAATCGTTGGTATTCAAAAATCAAAAAACACAACAGGTGTTTATGATCCAGCAATTGATCAATTCCAAAGAGTTGTTCCTGAATCGTATAGAGCTGACTTGATGTATCTAATTAACAGTGCTTATGTTCGTGGACAAGAGCTTAAGAAAGAAGATGTAGCTGAGTTGACAAAGTATATCAAAGCTGCTTATGGTGATGAGAAGAAAGAGTTGAAAGACATCGAGATTTCTGCTTATGCTTCTCCAGATGGAGCATTGAATCTTAATGAGAAACTTGCTAAGAATCGTGAGAACTCTGCTTCTAAGTATGTTAATCGTCAGTTGAAGCGTAATAAAATTGACGCAGATGTAACTGGTCGTTTTACTCCAGAAGATTGGGAAGGTTTCAAAGAGCTTGTTGAAGCTTCTGACATTCCAGACAAGCAACTTATCTTGCGTGTTCTTGCTATGTATAATGATCCTGAAGTACGTGATCGTGAGATCAAGAATATTTCTGAAGCATTCACTGTATTGGCAGACAAAGTACTTCCTAAACTACGTCGTGCGAAGATCACTGCTTCTGTAGATGTAATTGGTAAGAGTGATGAAGAGATTTCAGCTTTAGCTACTTCTGATGCTTCAAAATTGAACCAAGCAGAGCTATTGTATGCTGCTACTTTGACTGAAGATAAGAATCAGCAAATGGCTATCTACAATGCATTCATCAAGAACTACTCATCTGACTGGAGAGGTTACAACAACTTGGGTATGATCCAGATGAAGAACGGTAACGTTGATGCTGCAAACAAGAACTTCAAGAAAGCAGATCAATTAGATCCTAAGAATCCTATCGTGATGAACAACTTAGGTGCTGTTGCTCTTTCTAACGGTGATGTAGCAAAAGCTGAAGAGCTATTCGGTGCTGCTAACGGAGCTGGTGGAGAAGTAGATTACAACCTTGGTGTTGTTGCAATCAAGAAAGGTGATTACGATGCTGCTGTTAAGTATTTCGGAAAATGTTCTTGTGTAAACGCTGCTTTGGCTCAAATGTTAGCTGGAGACAACAACGGTGCACTTCGTACTTTGAACAACAACAAGTCTGACGATGCGTTAGTTGATTACTTGAAAGCTGTTATCGGTGCACGTACTGCTAAAACAACTTTGTTGTATGCTAGTTTGCGTGATGCTGTTGCAAAAGATGCTAAATATAAAGCATTGGCTAAAACAGATCTTGAATTCGCTAAGTATATCGATGATGCTCAATTCAAAGATATCGTGAAATAA